Proteins from one Variovorax sp. TBS-050B genomic window:
- a CDS encoding diguanylate cyclase: MPLTNPQALLARLSRRQRRLAGLLVAADLAVALLLWGLVHSALESSKRSYHDQARTTAEGLAGVAQANIGSELNLADAVLRTTVEELQRLQASGAMSDDLIRDLLARRQRLMKGAEAFRLTDARGMVRWSAAQAPDDALDVSDREYFQRAREGDRSASVTAGPLRSRETGNWVMVFARPVWFDDQFGGVLYVSILADRFQQLFSGYGSEARDAITLRRDDLRLVARHAPGSAVQGEVGGVEVSNELRQMVRSRPQKGAFESRVALDGELRTTAYRAIEGWPFTVYAGISHGRFLQAWTRQAWTVSLLAVLSWLLVAVATWLVYRASLRQTQIAHELVDQSKRTQTLLRIAGDGIHIVNHEGRLIEMSDSFAEMLGWSRQELLGRHVSTWDANQDEARIAAWLRGLKDGSRQRVEVQHRRRDGSIIDVELQMRASLIGGALLVFSSGRDVTHVKRLLREQNAMLESDLVGMAKIENRTFAWRNAAFERLFGYETGELAGQPVAVLHDSEHAQEDLCGRIDALPEGRQFRTQALMRRKDGEPLWVDLGAVRLSAAQSLVLAIDITAAKAAHERLTHAAFHDALTGLPNRLLLADRLDRALAGARRDRTQVAVCYLDMDGFKRINDTYGHEAGDKALKVVADRLLTNLRPGDTAARIGGDEFVLVLTSWAGDEWRQVVERVLRALERPAELSDHVAVRLGATVGVVLATPEDEAAQLLDRADQAMLKGKRTRKGEAFLA, from the coding sequence ATGCCGCTCACCAACCCCCAGGCCCTTCTGGCACGGCTCTCCCGGAGGCAGCGGCGGCTCGCCGGCCTGCTCGTCGCGGCCGATCTGGCGGTGGCGCTGCTGCTGTGGGGGCTGGTCCATTCCGCCCTCGAGTCCTCCAAGCGCTCCTACCACGACCAGGCGCGCACGACCGCCGAAGGCCTGGCGGGCGTGGCGCAGGCGAACATCGGCAGCGAACTGAACCTGGCGGACGCCGTCCTTCGCACCACCGTCGAGGAATTGCAGCGCCTGCAGGCCTCGGGTGCCATGTCGGACGACCTGATCCGCGACCTCCTCGCGCGGCGCCAGAGGCTCATGAAGGGCGCCGAGGCATTCCGCCTGACGGATGCGCGCGGCATGGTGCGCTGGAGCGCGGCCCAGGCGCCGGACGACGCCCTCGACGTCTCCGACCGTGAATACTTCCAGCGTGCCCGCGAGGGCGACCGGAGCGCGTCGGTCACGGCCGGCCCCTTGCGATCGAGGGAGACCGGCAACTGGGTGATGGTGTTCGCGCGGCCGGTCTGGTTCGACGACCAGTTCGGCGGGGTGCTCTACGTGTCCATCCTCGCCGACCGGTTCCAGCAGCTGTTCAGCGGCTACGGCTCCGAGGCGCGCGACGCGATCACGCTGCGCCGCGATGACCTGCGTCTCGTCGCGCGCCATGCGCCCGGCAGTGCCGTACAGGGCGAGGTGGGCGGCGTCGAGGTGTCGAACGAGCTCAGGCAGATGGTGCGCAGCCGCCCGCAGAAGGGTGCCTTCGAGTCGCGCGTCGCGCTGGACGGCGAACTTCGCACGACGGCCTACCGGGCGATCGAGGGATGGCCGTTCACGGTCTATGCGGGCATCAGCCATGGCCGCTTCCTGCAGGCCTGGACGCGGCAGGCCTGGACGGTCTCGCTGCTGGCGGTGCTGTCCTGGTTGCTGGTCGCGGTGGCCACATGGCTGGTGTACCGCGCGAGCCTGCGCCAGACGCAGATCGCGCACGAGCTCGTCGACCAGAGCAAGCGCACCCAGACGCTGCTGCGCATCGCCGGCGACGGCATCCACATCGTCAACCACGAGGGCCGGCTGATCGAGATGAGCGACTCGTTCGCCGAGATGCTCGGCTGGTCGCGCCAGGAGCTGCTGGGCCGGCACGTCTCCACCTGGGATGCCAACCAGGACGAGGCGCGCATCGCCGCCTGGCTGCGGGGCCTGAAGGACGGCAGCCGGCAGCGCGTCGAGGTCCAGCATCGCCGCCGCGACGGCAGCATCATCGACGTCGAACTGCAGATGCGCGCCTCCCTGATCGGCGGCGCACTGCTGGTGTTTTCCTCCGGCAGGGACGTCACCCACGTCAAGCGCCTGCTGCGTGAGCAGAACGCGATGCTCGAGAGCGACCTCGTCGGCATGGCGAAGATCGAGAACCGGACCTTCGCATGGCGCAACGCGGCGTTCGAGCGGCTGTTCGGCTATGAAACCGGCGAGCTGGCCGGCCAGCCGGTCGCCGTCCTTCACGACAGCGAACACGCGCAGGAGGACCTCTGCGGCCGGATCGATGCGCTCCCCGAGGGCCGGCAGTTCCGGACGCAGGCGCTCATGCGCAGGAAGGACGGCGAACCCTTGTGGGTCGACCTCGGTGCGGTGCGGCTGTCCGCCGCGCAGTCGCTGGTGCTGGCGATCGACATCACCGCGGCCAAGGCGGCGCACGAACGGCTGACGCACGCGGCGTTCCATGACGCGCTGACCGGATTGCCCAATCGCCTCCTGCTGGCCGACCGCCTCGACCGCGCCCTGGCCGGCGCGCGGCGCGATCGGACGCAGGTGGCTGTGTGCTACCTCGACATGGACGGCTTCAAGCGCATCAACGACACCTACGGCCACGAGGCGGGCGACAAGGCACTGAAGGTGGTGGCCGACCGGCTGCTGACCAACCTGCGACCCGGCGACACCGCGGCCCGCATCGGCGGCGACGAGTTCGTGCTCGTACTGACCTCCTGGGCCGGCGACGAATGGCGCCAGGTGGTGGAACGCGTGCTCCGCGCACTGGAGCGCCCGGCCGAACTTTCCGACCATGTCGCGGTCCGTCTCGGCGCCACCGTCGGGGTCGTGCTCGCCACGCCTGAGGACGAGGCTGCCCAGCTGCTCGATCGCGCCGACCAGGCGATGCTCAAAGGCAAGCGGACGCGCAAGGGCGAGGCGTTCCTCGCCTGA
- a CDS encoding pyridoxamine 5'-phosphate oxidase family protein translates to MPTPTTAATTAEHRKLWELIKDTRYGMLTHRHADGQLHSHPLTTQNREVETVATLYFFVPKDGDIARHVAGDPVVNLAYANTDADSYVSISGEARLDDDQVRKEALFNTAAKAWFPAGPTDPNLGLLAVRVLEAEYWDVDHSKMVQLYKMAKAAVTGEPPTDMAEHRKLSV, encoded by the coding sequence ATGCCCACACCGACGACCGCCGCCACCACCGCCGAGCACCGCAAGCTCTGGGAGCTGATCAAGGACACGCGCTACGGCATGCTCACGCACCGCCATGCCGACGGCCAGCTGCACAGCCACCCGCTGACGACGCAGAACCGCGAGGTCGAGACGGTCGCGACGCTGTACTTCTTCGTGCCGAAGGACGGCGACATCGCGCGCCATGTCGCGGGCGATCCGGTGGTGAACCTGGCCTATGCCAACACCGATGCGGACAGCTACGTGTCGATCTCCGGCGAGGCCCGGCTCGACGACGACCAGGTCCGCAAGGAGGCGCTCTTCAACACGGCCGCCAAGGCCTGGTTCCCGGCCGGGCCGACGGATCCGAACCTGGGGCTGCTCGCCGTGCGGGTGCTCGAGGCCGAGTACTGGGACGTGGACCACAGCAAGATGGTGCAGCTCTACAAGATGGCCAAGGCCGCGGTCACGGGCGAACCGCCGACCGACATGGCCGAGCACCGCAAGCTGAGCGTCTGA
- a CDS encoding methyl-accepting chemotaxis protein, whose amino-acid sequence MNLRNLKIGVRLGGGFAAMLLLMAFIAGIGILRLNAVAASTSAMVEEALVKERLANKWANLLGPSIVHSFGLAKATDPENEAYFKKHLGEGVASINPVQQQMDKLLTQPEERKLFQAVADARKLVLEHLGTINKLKAAGDPAAANKLADTQYQAALVVYKDAVQQIAEAQRARIDVMAQEIQQNHRSARLMLVVLSAVAVLLGALFAWRLTVGIVHPMRDAVALAQKVAAGDLSAQVSADSRDEVGQLLAALKTMNDSLHKVVGEVRNGTDTIATASSQIASGNQDLSSRTEQQASSLEQTAASMEELTSTVKQNADNARQANQLAVSASEVALRGGSVVNKVVGTMDSINASSRKIVDIIGVIDGIAFQTNILALNAAVEAARAGEQGRGFAVVASEVRSLAQRSAAAAKEIKALIDDSVGNVEAGSQQVAEAGRTMEEIVTSVQRVTDIMGEITAATQEQTTGIEQINQAITQMDQVTQQNAALVEQAAAAAASLQEQAGSLSQVVRVFQLGGPQAAYA is encoded by the coding sequence ATGAATCTTCGGAATCTCAAGATCGGTGTCCGCCTCGGCGGCGGTTTCGCGGCCATGCTGCTGCTCATGGCCTTCATTGCCGGCATCGGCATCCTGCGGCTCAACGCGGTGGCGGCGTCGACCTCCGCCATGGTCGAGGAGGCGCTGGTCAAGGAGCGCCTGGCCAACAAGTGGGCCAACCTGCTCGGGCCCAGCATCGTCCATTCCTTCGGCCTGGCCAAGGCCACCGATCCCGAGAACGAGGCCTATTTCAAGAAGCACCTCGGCGAGGGCGTGGCCTCGATCAACCCGGTGCAGCAGCAGATGGACAAGCTGCTCACCCAGCCCGAGGAGCGCAAGCTGTTCCAGGCGGTCGCCGACGCGCGCAAGCTGGTGCTCGAGCACCTCGGGACCATCAACAAGCTCAAGGCGGCCGGCGACCCGGCCGCCGCCAACAAGCTCGCCGACACGCAGTACCAGGCGGCCCTCGTCGTCTACAAGGATGCGGTGCAGCAGATCGCCGAGGCGCAGCGTGCACGGATCGACGTGATGGCGCAGGAGATCCAGCAGAACCACCGCAGCGCGCGGCTGATGCTGGTCGTGCTGTCGGCCGTGGCGGTGCTGCTCGGCGCGCTGTTCGCGTGGCGGCTCACGGTCGGCATCGTGCATCCGATGCGCGACGCGGTCGCGCTGGCACAGAAGGTCGCGGCGGGCGACCTGAGCGCACAAGTGAGCGCAGACTCTCGCGACGAGGTCGGCCAGCTGCTCGCCGCGCTGAAGACGATGAACGACAGCCTGCACAAGGTGGTGGGCGAGGTGCGCAACGGCACCGACACCATCGCGACCGCGTCGAGCCAGATCGCCTCGGGCAACCAGGACCTCTCCTCGCGCACCGAGCAGCAGGCCAGCTCGCTGGAACAGACGGCCGCCTCGATGGAGGAGCTGACCTCGACCGTCAAGCAGAACGCCGACAACGCGCGGCAGGCGAACCAGCTGGCGGTCTCGGCCTCGGAAGTGGCGCTGCGCGGCGGCAGCGTGGTGAACAAGGTGGTCGGCACGATGGATTCGATCAATGCCTCGTCGCGCAAGATCGTCGACATCATCGGCGTGATCGACGGCATCGCCTTCCAGACCAACATCCTGGCGCTGAACGCGGCCGTGGAAGCGGCACGCGCGGGGGAGCAGGGGCGCGGCTTCGCCGTGGTGGCCTCGGAGGTCCGCAGCCTGGCGCAGCGCTCGGCCGCGGCCGCCAAGGAGATCAAGGCCCTGATCGACGATTCCGTGGGCAACGTGGAGGCCGGCAGCCAGCAGGTGGCCGAAGCGGGCCGGACGATGGAGGAGATCGTGACCAGCGTCCAGCGCGTGACCGACATCATGGGCGAGATCACCGCCGCCACCCAGGAGCAGACCACGGGCATCGAGCAGATCAACCAGGCGATCACGCAGATGGACCAGGTCACGCAGCAGAACGCGGCGCTGGTCGAGCAGGCGGCCGCCGCGGCGGCTTCGCTGCAGGAACAGGCCGGCAGCCTGTCGCAGGTGGTGCGCGTCTTCCAGCTCGGCGGTCCGCAGGCTGCCTACGCCTGA
- a CDS encoding replication initiation protein produces the protein MEEGEAPRPPPKPPAVSDEQSVAKANEAIAIRPKRGRLTLLSRRIYNALLYHSQKQGVDEPVYKLALSELIGDARFNSNNTELLKSHLRDMQATTIEWSTSGAGLKRWVSSQLLGTVSIEEQGRGRPCTITWRYPEEIRERLVKPHQYTRVLLEISAQMRSYPAAVLYEIGARYLTSPSRLSMREDVLWWAAVLTGRSDITEVDYRFLKRDVISKALAEIEALCEDFSLELIEHKRGRRIEEIQFRVVPKMQQRLGAADDPSRNVFDLELVAKLVALGLKQEEAQDLYATTDEGQLRATLDHVEQRLRSQALPSLKSPAAYFKDALKKGYAGVKGAPEPAEAGSGLPSPAGGRPAPALDSQDRMHRIRELWDNDRMQKARALYQEMPEAMQAEMRARFEAERLPAIAAPIARAWRRDGPASRIAATTFHRWLAQATWPEEPSDRVLLDFALAQGVAGM, from the coding sequence ATGGAAGAGGGCGAAGCTCCGCGACCGCCGCCCAAGCCGCCCGCCGTCTCGGACGAGCAGAGCGTCGCGAAGGCCAACGAGGCCATCGCCATCCGTCCGAAGCGCGGCCGCCTCACGCTGCTGTCGCGGCGCATCTACAACGCGCTGCTCTACCACTCGCAGAAGCAGGGCGTCGACGAGCCGGTCTACAAGCTCGCGCTGAGCGAACTCATCGGCGACGCACGCTTCAATTCGAACAACACCGAGCTGCTCAAGTCCCACCTGCGCGATATGCAGGCCACCACCATCGAATGGTCGACCAGCGGTGCGGGGCTGAAGCGCTGGGTGTCGTCCCAGCTGCTCGGCACGGTGTCGATCGAGGAGCAGGGCAGGGGACGGCCGTGCACCATCACCTGGCGCTATCCGGAGGAGATCCGCGAGCGCCTGGTCAAGCCGCACCAGTACACGCGCGTGCTGCTCGAGATCAGCGCCCAGATGCGCAGCTACCCGGCCGCCGTGCTGTACGAGATCGGCGCGCGCTACCTCACGTCGCCGAGCCGCCTGTCGATGCGCGAGGACGTGCTCTGGTGGGCCGCGGTGCTCACCGGCCGCAGCGACATCACCGAGGTCGACTACCGCTTCCTCAAGCGCGACGTGATCAGCAAGGCCCTGGCCGAGATCGAGGCGCTGTGCGAGGACTTCAGCCTCGAGCTGATCGAGCACAAGCGCGGCCGGCGCATCGAGGAGATCCAGTTCCGGGTGGTGCCGAAGATGCAGCAGCGCCTTGGCGCGGCCGACGACCCGAGCCGCAACGTGTTCGACCTCGAGCTGGTGGCCAAGCTCGTCGCGCTCGGCCTCAAGCAGGAGGAAGCGCAGGATCTGTACGCGACCACCGACGAAGGGCAGCTGCGCGCCACGCTCGACCACGTGGAGCAGCGGCTGCGCAGCCAGGCGCTGCCGTCGCTGAAGTCGCCGGCGGCGTATTTCAAGGACGCGCTCAAGAAGGGCTATGCGGGAGTCAAGGGCGCGCCCGAGCCGGCCGAGGCCGGCAGCGGCCTGCCGTCACCCGCGGGCGGGCGGCCCGCCCCGGCGCTCGACAGCCAGGACCGCATGCACCGCATCCGCGAGCTCTGGGACAACGACCGGATGCAGAAGGCGAGGGCGCTCTACCAGGAGATGCCCGAGGCCATGCAGGCCGAGATGCGCGCGCGCTTCGAGGCCGAGCGGCTGCCGGCGATCGCGGCGCCTATCGCACGCGCCTGGCGCCGCGACGGGCCCGCGAGCCGCATCGCGGCCACCACCTTCCACCGCTGGCTGGCCCAGGCCACCTGGCCCGAGGAGCCCTCCGACCGCGTGCTGCTGGACTTCGCGCTGGCCCAGGGCGTGGCGGGGATGTAG
- a CDS encoding dihydrofolate reductase family protein, with the protein MSKLRFRISMSLDGFVAGPDQSLEQPLGVGGERLHEWVFPLEAWRRPHGLEGGVVNESTPVMEEELSHIGATIMGRNMFGGGPGPWNTASPWNGWWGSNPPFHHPVFVLTHHAREPLVMEGGTRFVFVTEGIEHALAQARRAADGKDVALAGGAQAARQYLRAGLVDEMQLHLAPVLLGAGERLFDHADALRGLTLAKATPAPGVVHLKFTRG; encoded by the coding sequence ATGTCCAAGCTTCGTTTCAGGATCTCGATGTCGCTCGACGGCTTCGTCGCAGGCCCCGACCAGAGTCTCGAGCAACCGCTCGGCGTCGGCGGCGAACGGCTGCACGAGTGGGTGTTTCCGCTCGAGGCGTGGCGGCGCCCGCATGGCCTCGAGGGCGGCGTGGTGAACGAGAGCACGCCGGTGATGGAGGAAGAGCTGAGCCACATCGGCGCGACCATCATGGGCCGCAACATGTTCGGCGGCGGCCCGGGCCCGTGGAATACGGCCTCGCCCTGGAATGGCTGGTGGGGTTCGAATCCGCCGTTCCACCATCCGGTGTTCGTGCTCACGCATCACGCGCGCGAACCGCTGGTGATGGAAGGCGGCACGCGCTTCGTCTTCGTCACGGAAGGCATCGAGCATGCGCTCGCCCAGGCCCGGCGCGCCGCCGACGGCAAGGACGTGGCGCTGGCCGGCGGCGCGCAGGCCGCGCGGCAGTACCTGCGCGCCGGCCTGGTCGACGAGATGCAGCTTCATCTGGCGCCCGTGCTGCTCGGCGCCGGCGAACGCCTGTTCGACCATGCCGATGCCCTGCGCGGCCTCACGCTGGCGAAGGCGACGCCGGCACCGGGCGTGGTCCATCTGAAGTTCACGCGCGGCTGA
- a CDS encoding AAA family ATPase has protein sequence MPRIAALATRAGSMVEQIRGRLLAPEARKIPPVYSTAQLAALCGVDKAHVAYRITKDDLPSGRLTPAGGKRNFELTELRTWTRTYRADKMRPAGKKAFTIAVGNFKGGVAKTTTAMVLAQGLSLRGHRVLAIDTDPQGSLTTLHGLLPEAEISEDMTIAPLCDGSQSDIRYAIRSTYWDGLDLVAAAPFLFSAEFALPARQMQEPGARFWDVLNAGLESVRDLYDVIVIDTPPSLSYVTINGLWAANGIIVPVPPSGLDFASSAQFWSLLADLGGNLDAQSGERAGKAFDFLHVLLSRVDPSDPATPAVRQWIQATYGEYTLPVEIPKTSVTSNKAAEFATVYDVQKYEGAAKTYKRAADAYDAFVDLVEQSVVSSWADKAEAQ, from the coding sequence ATGCCGCGGATCGCCGCGCTGGCCACCCGGGCCGGCTCGATGGTCGAGCAGATCCGGGGCCGGCTGCTGGCGCCCGAGGCCAGGAAGATTCCGCCCGTCTACTCTACCGCGCAGCTCGCTGCGCTGTGCGGCGTGGACAAGGCCCATGTGGCCTACCGCATCACCAAGGACGATCTGCCGAGCGGGCGCCTCACCCCGGCGGGCGGCAAGCGCAACTTCGAGCTGACGGAACTGCGCACCTGGACCCGCACCTACCGCGCCGACAAGATGCGGCCCGCCGGCAAGAAGGCCTTCACCATCGCCGTCGGCAACTTCAAGGGCGGGGTCGCCAAGACCACGACGGCGATGGTGCTCGCGCAGGGCTTGAGCCTGCGCGGCCATCGCGTGCTCGCGATCGACACCGATCCTCAGGGCTCGCTCACCACCCTGCACGGCCTGCTGCCCGAAGCGGAGATCAGCGAGGACATGACCATCGCGCCGCTGTGCGACGGCAGCCAGTCCGACATCCGCTACGCGATCCGCTCCACTTACTGGGACGGCCTCGACCTCGTGGCCGCAGCGCCCTTCCTCTTCTCCGCGGAGTTCGCGCTGCCGGCGCGCCAGATGCAGGAGCCCGGCGCGCGCTTCTGGGACGTGCTCAATGCCGGCCTCGAGAGCGTGCGCGATCTCTACGACGTGATCGTCATCGATACCCCGCCCTCGCTGTCCTACGTGACGATCAACGGACTCTGGGCGGCCAACGGCATCATCGTGCCGGTCCCGCCTTCCGGGCTGGACTTCGCCTCGTCGGCGCAGTTCTGGTCGCTGCTCGCCGACCTCGGCGGCAACCTCGACGCGCAGAGCGGCGAGCGTGCCGGCAAGGCCTTCGACTTCCTGCATGTGCTGCTCAGCCGCGTCGATCCCAGCGACCCGGCCACGCCGGCGGTGCGCCAGTGGATCCAGGCGACCTACGGCGAATACACGCTGCCGGTGGAGATCCCGAAGACCAGCGTCACCAGCAACAAGGCCGCGGAGTTCGCGACCGTCTACGACGTGCAGAAGTACGAAGGCGCCGCCAAGACCTACAAGCGTGCCGCCGACGCCTACGACGCTTTCGTGGACCTCGTCGAGCAGTCCGTGGTGAGCAGCTGGGCCGACAAGGCGGAGGCGCAATGA